From a single Toxoplasma gondii ME49 chromosome II, whole genome shotgun sequence genomic region:
- a CDS encoding pre-rRNA-processing protein, putative (encoded by transcript TGME49_221570), which translates to MSVPRLEKVDVNDHFYVSRKKVPTMSTDTQPLVVGLSQSDASEARSVESATARKTEKKQRSDTNGKNSASSSSGDGPSLLVTKKRKREPGIVYISRIPPRMNRAALRRYFDRFGQLGRLHIQDESGAGDHRRNRRSSTPASSGVPTSGWLEFLDKRVARRVSRLLNGQPIGSAKRKSRWREDLWCLTYLKGFSWQQLIEEKVYKHRVREARLNAALNEVKRQNSLYLELVDEQKRFLKMEEKRAGKRTNAEGERQEDSDKPLSLDAAERAKGTREGETEEGKHLKKKSRVQDPQKRTPQLSASRKTKGASGKAKDSCFAGTKGSPEQPFLKGERLYSLDLGTKVKST; encoded by the exons ATGTCTGTGCCTCGACTGGAGAAGGTGGATGTGAATGACCATTTCTACGTTTCGCGAAAAAAGGTTCCCACAATGAGTACAGACACGCAGCCCCTCGTTGTGGGTCTTTCTCAGTCGGATGCCTCTGAGGCGAGATCCGTGGAGAGCGCTAcggcgaggaaaacggagaagaagcagcgttCGGACACGAATGGGAAGAACTCtgcctcttcatcttctggAGATGGACCGTCTCTGCTGGTgacaaagaagcgaaaacgggAGCCGGGCATCGTGTACATTTCGCGTATTCCGCCACGAATGAACAGGGCGGCACTTCGTCGCTACTTCGACAGATTTGGTCAGCTCGGCCGCCTGCACATCCAGGACGAAAGCGGCGCGGGGGATCATCGTCGGAATCGGCGTTCCTCAACACCTGCGTCTTCGGGTGTACCGACATCAGGCTGGCTCGAGTTCCTCGACAAGCGCGTCGCacgtcgcgtttctcgtctgttgAATGGTCAGCCGATCGGAAGCGCGAAGCGGAAGAGCCGGTGGCGAGAAGACCTCTGGTGTCTCACGTACCTCAAGGGCTTTTCCTGGCAACAGCTCATCGAGGAGAAGGTGTACAAACACCGCGTCCGCGAAGCCCGGCTGAACGCGGCACTCAACGAGGTGAAGCGACAGAACTCGCTCTACCTCGAGTTGGTCGACGAACAGAAGAGATTCCTCAAGATGGAGGAGAAGCGGGCAGGCAAGAGGACaaacgcagaaggagagagacaggaagactCCGATAAGCCTCTCTCGCTGGATGCAGCCGAACGCGCAAaaggaactcgagaaggagagacagaagaggggaaacaTCTCAAGAAAAAGTCTCGTGTGCAGGATCCGCAAAAGCGAACGCCGCAGCTGTCCGCTTCACGTAAAACCAAAGGTGCTTCTGGCAAGGCAAAAGATAGTTGCTTCGCCGGGACTAAAGGCAGTCCGGAACAGCCTTTCTTGAAGG GAGAAAGGCTTTACTCTCTGGACCTCGGCACCAAGGTGAAAAGCACATAG
- a CDS encoding ribosomal RNA large subunit methyltransferase J protein (encoded by transcript TGME49_221580) — protein MQNSVIPFAGTRTGGRRPLHAEDCGRYRDREGGCRGLCESDGTVTERFSSGSATNIGVECCGSTSGTVPCVSDDSGASTEPHLVERMPFSSKNERNSFTGSVPDWTQQPSCGEMKRLSREAEARTRDGNDRHVRSSHGLKGTSRLESSMALFASRGNTANENGMPFSSARPNSVASHADRGTGRNAGEHGKDITNNGEREEEEASAARREMMEQMLQVEEGDTGMAVGEERAKLLHRLLIAPQLEFFKIQVGAAPLPRWSSEAALRESSLRGKEPTKHGRDPVLYGGVGRGTPLLEETLARRRSSQHGGHGEDDAKDAFVAEANTARLETEAARRLEKAESNRDRQEHAAVLRATHGVFSRREASAGPASRATCEQKDRSKEGSAVAVGGSDSVEKGTRREDCGASFGVFKTDHRAETLGSTNEREVRVQVGASTDSQRFLSGVYCDADAVRTLWAKKTRLDSIFDDEMDWLYRAARDFVFPRDGWSKKHLNRAGDKIEEICDALEVHCGLASDEGRPEHVAHFQVEGSPSSVVSRDLGRSLETENDCGATHGTHATTEKAPGLQVLSHDLQQKRRVAVLLGCCALPEGTRDGEAELGSGAYREMAKTEEEEAKAKPEGDTRDVCVSADQRRSSEEERSLPFERYGPRAAHATVEEAVTPHHETVETDRKDTAVTSSLDPSGEGVEPREKVLEAFKTADACLSTSDLCGLASGSSLSEGSCDFAEECRLSMLHQGVPCSIRGGEERVEKRVYPSEKGDSLRVFVDICGGPGAWSLFLLRPTKDQAEVVLRGEGGASRPVSLGLSAPVGENRETREERMGERAGKGVLDHDGLRSDAARDAVAAEATKGVKQTKAVAAERTGGPGVSQTAQSVSESTSVPSVCGFGMTLATGAAEAEGRKARTLWYPQLASNPRWTALWGADGTGNVYRAKNLAHGKEAISRWVAEAEKTLHKDTVAAFASGRVGSVGSVKPSRGSEPETAESAEPHAVSLVEAAVSGRVGLQSECETHAGSEHVPERSAFALSDVTKNGKESEQAGSQAWSQRSLSTSASSDAFHDGSLGNASNRPPGAGVSLSSRPEKVGFQATTGTGADLKETPTGDGDKTGEGREGEREEHGTEDKEAARYQGVSHVRLVVADGGFHLGLRARTTPIDAKTGRHIENYQELLCARLLLSELLFALMLLEEGGNFVCKIFDTFTHFTASLVYIVGRLFEDCAILKPIRSRAANSERYLVGLRLKDRSSVEFQRLFDVVRSVHGMWEREGESGDKLTEDESPEALLPVEFVTSDEVFVKSLRHACRFLCKKQSLALDLIYRKYVCLKASPQFSAVLKSNADWGFRVPRLLSSPRVTCRPSPGGPMRRSGPGLRGSRVSQSGNLFVSSAHAASRSRGGAAALQTVQHQSGGGGVGAAPASVLAGTGGGFSASSEGSEAAPWVGKNVRDSRWTNQQRGMPYGISRAERRRGSGETFESWEVVEASGDAAPAARRVAFDEGTTAQASLRCGASLSGTYAREETDRDSRSGTEIEATDAVCKYADGASVSSCGAHHRVRPDKGNNRSGSTHGGRCEGAVEGRGGEAFKKTAEEMYAERMQQLQRHHEQRLQYQVSAESSGRGGGHYGPSATQREKRDLPSFSSQGQQERGFAEFQRNSEANLMSPYTKRECLEQTPVTLATRRDLSDSREAEDDDKTGKRFSLPQRFVGQAPASGVPLGALHVGGSRGFPTLREESAGGLREAVFVESENNVVFASPLPSGASSVPSEFSAPPVGTPELLAHRQNMRLLASYANHPSTSGASSSPSDHSPQNLSATLLAALAPLTNNLRAPQIPVGTRSPALAGGTCVSQDKTEQMCSSSAVQSTPAPMTVARGRRPSLALMKERYTPEGIVGRESGKQSFAQAHASPPFYSPTGVEASGPLLAFQDLSSTHLSRFPPSTFGSAAHPRGVCTAYLASAAQQLSSQPAFGDSRETPPGTLCSSDPSAAVRAVETVSRLAQLSRKALAELVTRDDMQQWIKALRLLQEKSQEQRQQGLAEGVQPSLPGSTVTACRRSSQSEAKEGAQEVASTCTAAGDHEGGQNFGENWMEGCWGSNRREQGGGEPVQTGERGGERRVVQGERHDFLGGENFTSGGNGRETRRGTEGSRGQAGARGAGAKRGGNRHTGKGKGKGRRGGLWDMMDDDIMDINTWTM, from the exons ATGCAGAACAGTGTCATTCCGTTTGCTGGCACTCGGACTGGCGGCCGTCGTCCCCTGCACGCAGAGGATTGCGGGAGATACCGTGACCGTGAAGGAGGGTGCCGTGGTCTCTGCGAAAGCGACGGTACGGTCACCGAAAGATTCTCGTCGGGTTCAGCGACCAACATTGGCGTCGAATGCTGCGGCTCTACTTCCGGAACCGTTCCCTGTGTTTCGGACGACAGTGGAGCCTCAACAGAGCCCCATTTGGTCGAGCGCATGCCTTTCTCGTCTAAGAATGAAAGGAACAGCTTCACAGGGTCGGTTCCGGACTGGACTCAGCAGCCTTCCTGCGGTGAAATGAAGCGACTTTCtcgcgaggcagaggcgcgtACGCGTGACGGTAATGACAGGCACGTACGAAGCTCTCACGGCCTGAAAGGCACATCGCGTTTGGAGTCGTCGATGGCCTTATTTGCATCTCGAGGCAACACAGCGAATGAGAACGGTatgcctttctcctctgcccgCCCGAACAGTGTGGCGAGTCATGCGGATCGCGGGACAGGGAGGAACGCGGGAGAGCATGGAAAGGACATCACGAACAATGgtgagcgagaggaagaggaggcaagTGCTGCTAGAAGAGAAATGATGGAACAAATGCTCCAGgtggaggaaggcgacactGGCATGGCAGTCGGAGAAGAGCGCGCGAAGCTGCTGCACCGCCTTCTCATTGCGCCTCAGCTCGAGTTCTTCAAAATTCAAGTGGGAGCGGCCCCCCTGCCGCGATGGTCGTCGGAAGCGGCACTGCGCGAGAGCTCTctgcgaggaaaagaaccAACAAAACACGGCAGGGATCCGGTCCTCTATGGAGGAGTAGGGCGGGGGACGCCTTTGttggaggagacgctggCGCGCCGTCGCTCCAGTCAGCATGGAGGACACGGGGAAGACGACGCTAAGGACGCTTTTGTCGCTGAGGCCAACACTGCGAgactggagacagaagccgcCCGGAGACTTGAGAAGGCAGAGTCAAACCGAGACCGACAGGAACACGCAGCTGTTCTGCGAGCTACGCATGGAGTCTTTTCTCGAAGAGAGGCATCGGCGGGACCCGCTTCACGTGCAACGTGtgaacagaaagacagatcGAAAGAGGGTTCAGCTGTCGCTGTTGGGGGATCAGATAGTGTAGAGAAGGGGACGCGACGGGAAGACTGTGGAGCATCCTTCGGCGTCTTCAAAACTGACCACAGGGCTGAGACCTTAGGTTCGACTAACGAAAGGGAAGTCCGTGTGCAAGTTGGCGCCTCCACAGATTCCCAGCGCTTCCTTTCCGGTGTCTACTGTGACGCGGATGCTGTGCGTACGCTGTGGGCTAAGAAAACGCGTTTGGACTCCATTTTCGATGACGAAATGG ACTGGCTGTATAGGGCTGCGCGCGACtttgtctttcctcgcgaCGGATGGAGCAAGAAGCATTTGAATCGAGCAGGGGATAAGATTGAGGAGATCTGCGACGCTCTGGAAGTTCACTGTGGCCTTGCAAGCGACGAGGGTCGCCCCGAACATGTTGCGCATTTTCAGGTAGAAggatctccttcttcagttgTGTCTCGGGACCTCGGGAGATCCTTGGAAACCGAGAACGACTGTGGCGCCACCCacggaacgcatgcaaccaCAGAGAAAGCGCCGGGGTTGCAGGTGCTCTCTCACGATCTCCAGCAGAAGCGGCGTGTCGCCGTCCTTCTGGGATGCTGTGCTTTGCCGGAGGGAACGCGCGACGGCGAGGCAGAGTTGGGAAGCGGAGCATACAGAGAGATGGCaaaaacggaggaagaagaagcgaaggcgaagcccgaaggcgacacacgagacgtgtgtgtctctgcagatcAGCGGCGCtcgtctgaagaagagaggagccTTCCATTCGAGAGATACGGTCCACGGGCGGCGCATGCGACCGTTGAAGAAGCGGTTACACCACACCACGAAACAGTTGAGACGGACAGGAAGGACACTGCGGTGACGTCTTCTCTGGATCCTAGCGGGGAAGGCGTTGAACCTCGAGAGAAAGTGTTAGAAGCATTTAAAACCGCAGACGCGTGTCTTTCTACAAGTGATCTGTGTGGACTGGCGTCGGGGTCAAGTTTGTCTGAAGGGTCCTGCGACTTCGCCGAAGAGTGCCGGCTCTCCATGCTTCACCAGGGAGTTCCGTGTTCGATTCGAGGTGGCGAGGAACGAGTGGAGAAGCGCGTTTATCCGTCTGAGAAGGGGGACAGTCTCCGCGTCTTTGTGGACATCTGTGGAGGTCCAGGGGCATGGAGTCTCTTCCTGCTGAGGCCCACGAAGGACCAGGCAGAGGTCGTCCtgcgaggagagggaggcgcctcgcggcctgtctctcttggtcTCTCTGCACCGGTCGGAGAAAATAGAGAAACGCGGGAAGAGAGAATGGGGGAACGTGCTGGAAAGGGGGTGTTGGACCACGACGGGCTCCGGAGCGACGCGGCCAGAGATGCAGTTGCCGCGGAGGCCACCAAAGGGGTAAAACAGACAAAAGCTgtcgcagcagagagaactggaggTCCGGGGGTCTCTCAGACAGCACAGTCTGTCTCAGAGTCCACGTCTGTCCCTTCCGTTTGTGGGTTCGGCATGACGCTAGCGACCGGCGCTGCCGAGGCAGAAGGGCGAAAGGCGCGAACGCTCTGGTACCCTCAGCTAGCCAGCAACCCTCGATGGACAG CGCTCTGGGGGGCAGATGGAACAGGAAATGTGTACAGGGCGAAGAATCTCGCTCACGGCAAGGAAGCGATTTCCAGGTGGGTCGCTgaagcggagaaaacgcTACACAAGGATACTGTTGCTGCGTTCGCCTCCGGACGTGTAGGGTCTGTGGGGTCCGTGAAGCCCAGCAGAGGCTCTGagccggagacagcagaaagcGCGGAGCCGCATGCCGTGTCTCTCGTGGAGGCGGCGGTCTCTGGGCGCGTTGGGCTCCAAAGTGAGTGCGAGACACACGCGGGCAGTGAGCATGTCCCTGAGAGAAGTGCATTTGCTCTCTCGGATGTCACAAAGAACGGGAAAGAAAGTGAACAGGCCGGGTCTCAGGCTTGGAGTCAGAGAAGTCTGTCGACCTCTGCGAGCTCGGACGCTTTCCACGATGGCTCTCTCGGCAACGCCTCGAACCGGCCTCCGGGGGCAggtgtctccctttcttcgcgcCCCGAGAAGGTTGGGTTCCAGGCGACCACGGGCACTGGAGCGGAcctgaaggagacaccgacaggagacggagacaagaCGGGTGaagggcgagaaggcgaacgagaagagcaCGGGACGGAGGAcaaggaagcagcgaggTACCAAGGTGTCTCTCACGTGCGCCTCGTCGTGGCCGATGGAGGCTTCCACCTAG GCCTGCGGGCACGGACCACAC ccatcGATGCAAAGACGGGACGCCACATTGAAAACTACCAGGAGCTTTTGTGCGCacggcttctcctctcggaGTTGCTGTTTGCCCTCATGTTgctcgaagaaggcggcaaCTTTGTTTGCAAGATCTTCGACACTTTCACGCATTTCACG GCCAGCTTGGTGTACATCGTCGGGCGCCTCTTTGAGGACTGCGCCATCCTAAAGCCGATCCGCAGTCGAGCGGCCAACAGCGAAAG ATATCTGGTGGGCCTGCGACTCAAGGATCGCTCGTCGGTGGAGTTTCAACGGCTGTTCGATGTCGTCCGGAGTGTGCATGGGATGtgggaaagagaaggcgaaagcggTGACAAACTGACAGAAGACGAGTCGCCGGAGGCCCTTCTCCCTGTCGAGTTCGTGACGTCAG ACGAAGTCTTCGTCAAGAGCCTGAGACACGCATGCCGCTTCCTGTGCAAGAAGCAGAGCTTGGCCCTCGATCTCATTTATCGCAAG TATGTATGCCTGAAAGCGTCCCCTCAGTTCTCCGCAGTCCTCAAATCGAACGCCGACTGGGGGTTCCGCGTCCCGCGTTTACTCAGCTCTCCGCGAGTGACTTGTCGGCCTTCTCCTGGGGGCCCCATGAGGCGGTCTGGGCCTGGCCTGCGAGGCTCGCGAGTCTCTCAAAGTGGCAAcctgttcgtctcttcggcgcatgcagcgagtcGTTCCCGGGGCGGCGCAGCGGCCTTGCAGACGGTGCAACACCAGAGTGGTGGTGGGGGCGTTGGTGCGGCTCCGGCGTCGGTCTTGGCGGGGACCGGCGGGGGCTTTTCCGCGTCTTCAGAGGGCTCTGAAGCTGCTCCATGGGTCGGCAAAAACGTAAGAGACTCTCGGTGGACTAACCAGCAGCGAGGGATGCCTTACGGGATTTCGAGGGCAGAAAGACGtcgaggaagtggagagaccTTTGAGAGCTGGGAGGTTGTGGAAGCCTCAGGGGACGCGGCGCCAGCTGCGCGTCGGGTGGCGTTCGATGAGGGGACGACGGCTCAAGCGTCTTTGCGGTGTGGAGCCTCGTTGTCGGGAACTTACGccagggaagagacagacagagactcGCGATCGGGGACAGAGATAGAGGCGACGGACGCCGTTTGCAAGTATGCCGACGGGGCGTCGGTTTCCAGCTGCGGCGCACATCACCGAGTAAGGCCCGACAAAGGAAATAACAGAAGCGGATCGACTCACGGTGGGAGGTGTGAGGGCGCGGTAGAGGGACGCGGAGGTGAGGCGTTCAAGAAGACGGCAGAAGAGATGTAcgcagaacgcatgcagcagctgcaaagGCACCACGAACAGAGATTGCAATACCAAGTGTCGGCGGAGTCCTCAGGACGAGGTGGGGGCCATTACGGGCCGAGCGCCActcagagggagaagcgtgATCTCCCGTCGTTCAGCAGTCAAGGACAGCAAGAGCGTGGTTTCGCGGAATTCCAGCGCAACTCGGAGGCAAATCTAATGTCACCGTACACAAAACGAGAGTGTCTCGAGCAGACCCCGGTCACTCTGGCAACACGGCGAGACCTGAGCGACAGCAGGGAAGCGGAGGACGACGACAAAACGGGGAAGCGCTTCAGTCTGCCGCAGCGGTTCGTTGGCCAAGCGCCTGCCTCTGGAGTCCCCTTGGGCGCGTTGCATGTGGGGGGCTCGCGTGGCTTCCCGACTTTGCGTGAAGAAAGCGCGGGCGGGCTGCGCGAAGCGGTTTTCGTTGAGTCGGAGAACAACGTCGTGTTTGCCTCACCTTTACCGTCGGGAGCATCTTCTGTCCCGTCGGAGTTCTCCGCACCGCCAGTCGGGACCCCCGAGCTGCTTGCTCACCGCCAGAACATGCGATTGCTGGCCTCTTATGCGAATCATCCTTCTACTTCCGgggcctcttcttccccttcagACCACTCCCCGCAGAACCTCTCCGCGACGCTGCTCGCCGCGTTGGCTCCTCTCACCAACAATTTACGTGCGCCTCAAATTCCTGTGGGTACTCGCTCACCAGCACTTGCCGGGGGCACATGTGTCTCACAAGACAAGACCGAACAGATGTGTAGTTCTTCGGCGGTACAAAGTACCCCAGCGCCCATGACGGTGGCGCGCGGCCGTCGACCGAGTTTAGCTCTGATGAAAGAGAGGTACACACCTGAGGGTATCGTTGGCAGGGAATCAGGAAAGCAGAGTTTTGCCCAGGCGCATGCGTCACCGCCATTTTATTCTCCGACAGGTGTGGAAGCTTCAGGacctcttctcgcgttccaGGATCTGTCCTCTACACATTTGTCGCGTTTCCCGCCGTCGACTTTCGGGTCGGCAGCGCATCCTCGAGGTGTGTGTACAGCGTATTTGGCCAGTGCAGCGCAGCAGCTGTCTTCGCAGCCAGCTTTCGGGGATAGTCGGGAAACGCCGCCCGGAACCTTGTGCAGTTCGGATCCTTCAGCAGCGGTTAGGGCCGTGGAGACGGTGTCTCGTCTCGCGCAGTTAAGCAGAAAAGCGCTTGCTGAGCTGGTGACCAGAGACGACATGCAGCAGTGGATTAAGGCGCTTCGCTTACTTCAGGAGAAGTCCCAGGAACAGCGGCAACAGGGGCTTGCAGAGGGCGTGCAGCCGTCACTTCCAGGTTCGACGGTTACTGCTTGTCGTCGATCGTCTCAGtcagaagcgaaagaaggagcGCAAGAGGTGGCGAGCACATGCACCGCAGCGGGGGATCACGAGGGCGGGCAGAACTTTGGAGAAAACTGGATGGAAGGTTGCTGGGGATCGAATCGGAGGGAGCAAGGGGGCGGTGAACCTGTGCAAActggcgagagaggcggggaACGGAGAGTTGTCCAGGGAGAACGGCACGACTTCCTCGGTGGGGAGAATTTCACTTCAGGAGGAAACGGACGCGAGACTCGCCGCGGGACGGAAGGCTCTCGTGGTCAAGCAGGCGCGCGAGGGGCAGGCGCGAAACGCGGCGGGAATCGACACACCGGCAAAGGAAAGGGaaaggggagacgaggaggttTGTGGGACATGATGGATGACGATATCATGGATATAAATACGTGGACTATGTGA
- a CDS encoding hypothetical protein (encoded by transcript TGME49_221585) — translation MQSVDIKNMSDVNNYATLTSRSPLVRCLAETCACFLRNRGPFTPARTMQSRHELGFQGPYQKRTKHGQAHVTHNPQPWEFSRAYPFTSSRHILLGDTTTFWT, via the exons ATGCAGTCCGTTGACATCAAGAATATGTCGGACGTAAACAACTATGCGACGTTGACGAGCCGTTCACCCCTGGTGCGGTGTCTCGCGGAG ACTTGCGCTTGCTTTCTTCGGAATCGCGGCCCGTTCACACCAGCCCGAACAATGCAATCGAGGCATGAATTGGGTTTTCAGGGGCCGTATCAAAAACGCACCAAACACGGACAAGCACACGTAACACACAACCCACAACCTTGGGAATTCAGCAGGGCCTACCCCTTTACGTCCTCACGTCACATTTTACTCGGCGACACAACGACTTTTTGGACCTAA
- a CDS encoding dual specificity phosphatase, catalytic domain-containing protein (encoded by transcript TGME49_221590): MEVAVSSSGPSSLRPVSVYHGGASGSEDKKLWIWLPYISALSRNGFGTSNNSQLASRGSLRPSVASMQSASSAVGGSLPGVSSSVNTSADETWETVRNMVVGRPVTLQSAERIRAGSAPASSLMPKCPTDIYPPGLVPTLTKGSLFVGSLKHALDENLLLKFNVKLVVTVAWPYGSWPLQQRVLYSRLGISHINHPLLDSPSQELDFSRLSLARIHSYLARGVTVLVHCEKGISRSVSLCAAYLIVYHGHTTMSALEAIRKYRPIARPNPGFFVQLQRLESNHHTVTASFQNSSNSPSRRSPSRVDWPHFHCFPTFSFPCRPEGSCVGSKEERIMLMRQGTKEKVLQSGKRAEMEL; this comes from the exons ATGGAGGTggccgtttcttcctcgggACCTTCTTCCCTCCGCCCTGTCTCGGTCTACCACGGTGGAGCAAGCGGGTCTGAGGATAAGAAACTGTGGATCTGGCTACCGTACATTTCTGCATTATCGCGCAACGGCTTCGGCACCTCGAATAATTCGCAGTTGGCATCCCGCGGCTCTCTGCGCCCCTCCGTGGCGTCAATGCAGAGtgcttcttctgccgttGGAGGTTCACTACCAGGAGTATCTTCGTCGGTGAACACATCCGCGGATGAGACGTGGGAAACAGTACGCAATATGGTTGTTGGAAGGCCAGTGACTCTTCAGTCCGCGGAGCGAATCCGAGCAGGGTCAGCACCCGCTAGCAGTCTCATGCCGAAGTGTCCCACAGACATCTATCCTCCGGGTTTGGTACCCACTCTGACGAAAGGTAGCCTTTTTGTGGGGTCCCTGAAGCACGCACTCGACGAGAACCTTCTCCTAAAATTCAACGTGAAACTCGTTGTTACAGTTGCGTGGCCATACGGAAGTTGGCCGCTTCAACAGCGCGTGCTCTATTCTCGTCTTGGGATCAGCCACATCAACCACCCTCTCTTGGATTCTCCGTCCCAG GAGCTCGACTTTTCCCGCCTCTCATTGGCACGTATTCACTCATACCTCGCCAG GGGAGTGACAGTGTTAGTTCACTGTGAAAAGGGCATCTCTcggtctgtctccctctgtgcG GCATATCTCATCGTTTATCATGGGCACACAACCATGTCTGCGTTGGAGGCAATTCGTAAATATCGCCCCATTGCGCGGCCGAATCCCGGGTTTTTTGTGCAACTCCAACGACTAGAAAGCAATCATCACACGGTGACAGCGTCTTTTCAAAACAGCTCTAACTCGCCATCAAGGCGCTCCCCTTCGAGAGTCG ACTGGCCCCACTTCCACTGCTTCCccaccttctccttcccctgtCGTCCTGAAGGGTCCTGTGTTGGGTCCAAGGAGGAGCGTATAATGTTGATGCGTCAGGGAACAAAAGAGAAGGTGTTGCAGAGCGGTAAACGGGCAGAGATGGAGTTGTGA